From Acidipropionibacterium acidipropionici, one genomic window encodes:
- the mce gene encoding methylmalonyl-CoA epimerase — protein sequence MENFNNDPFACIDHVGYAVKDMDEAIKYHTEVLGFHVLLREKNEGHGVEEAMIATGKRGEESTVVQLLAPLGEDTTIGKYLAKNKNMIQQVCYRTYDIDKTIATLKERGARFTSEEPSSGTAGSRVIFLHPKYTGGLLIEITEPPAGGMPYKD from the coding sequence ATGGAGAACTTCAACAACGATCCTTTTGCGTGTATCGATCACGTCGGCTACGCGGTCAAGGACATGGACGAGGCCATCAAGTACCACACCGAGGTGCTCGGCTTCCACGTGCTGCTGCGTGAGAAGAACGAGGGTCACGGCGTCGAGGAGGCGATGATCGCCACCGGCAAGCGCGGCGAGGAGAGCACCGTCGTCCAGCTGCTCGCCCCCCTCGGCGAGGACACCACCATCGGCAAGTACCTGGCCAAGAACAAGAACATGATCCAGCAGGTGTGCTACCGCACCTACGACATCGACAAGACCATCGCGACCCTCAAGGAGCGCGGGGCCAGGTTCACCTCCGAGGAGCCCTCCTCCGGCACCGCCGGGTCCCGGGTCATCTTCCTCCACCCGAAGTACACCGGCGGTCTGCTCATCGAGATCACCGAGCCCCCGGCCGGCGGCATGCCCTACAAGGACTGA
- a CDS encoding PH domain-containing protein, translating into MPEVLRRFVDPEVDRHLLDDEGEFIIDEVAKHWITLVLPVAAMAASMVFFIAMIVVPSVWALLMVIGLVLDAWAAIRIHQMHMDRFVITNMRVFRVHGIINQHLATMPMTRILDISVEQPLMGRLCGYGHFIFESAAQDQGLRVIRYVGDPEKRDLTIQRVIQMAGLRTNLAHPR; encoded by the coding sequence GTGCCCGAGGTGCTGCGGCGCTTCGTCGACCCCGAGGTGGACCGCCACCTCCTCGACGACGAGGGCGAGTTCATCATCGACGAGGTGGCCAAGCACTGGATCACCCTCGTCCTGCCCGTGGCCGCCATGGCGGCGAGCATGGTCTTCTTCATCGCGATGATCGTGGTGCCGAGCGTCTGGGCACTGCTGATGGTCATCGGGCTGGTACTGGACGCCTGGGCGGCGATCCGGATCCACCAGATGCACATGGACCGTTTCGTCATCACCAATATGCGGGTCTTCCGGGTTCATGGGATCATCAACCAGCATCTGGCCACCATGCCGATGACCCGGATTCTCGACATCTCCGTCGAACAGCCGTTGATGGGACGGTTGTGCGGCTACGGGCACTTCATCTTCGAGTCGGCAGCCCAGGACCAGGGCTTGCGCGTGATCCGCTACGTCGGGGATCCGGAGAAGCGGGACCTCACGATCCAGCGCGTCATCCAGATGGCCGGGCTGCGCACCAATCTCGCGCATCCTCGGTGA